One Stratiformator vulcanicus genomic window, GCCCGACAGAAGAAACGCCTCGACGAACTCTCCACGTTTCTGCCCCGTGGCGATCTACGACGTGGCGCGAAGCTGTTCGAAGATCGACAGAAATCCAAATGCGTTATTTGTCATCTCAAAGGCGAGCGGGGCGCCAGGCTGGGGCCGGATTTGACAAGGATTGGTACAATTAGAAGCGAACGAGATTTGCTGGAAGCGATTGTCTTTCCGAGCGCATCAATTGCGCGTTACCACGAAACCTTGACCGTTCTGACGAAGGACGGGATCGTCGTCTCCGGCCTACTGGTGAAGGAGACGGTGGACACCATGTTCCTTTCTTCTGCGGAAGGGGTCGTTAAGTCGGTCGCGTTTCAGGATATCGAAGAAGCTCGATATTCCAGCGTTTCGTTAATGCCTGACGGATTTGACAAGTTGTTAAATCCTGGCGAAATTGCAGACCTTGTGGCCTTTCTAAAGCAGCCACAGCTGACAATTGAGCCTGCGCAGTCCGACATCGAATAGTAACATCTTTAATGAAATCACACGAGAAATAATTTGCTGTGTTCATTACTGTGAAGAAAGCTGCCACATTGTGTTCTACAATGATGATCCGACGGCGACATCGGTGAGCTATCGGGCTTGGATCGGTTCAAACTCGAACTGGCAAATAAGCGTGGGGCAATTATTCACTGCATCCGTTTCAAATCGGGTGAGGATACCGAAGTCGACAAGAAGCTGATGCAGTTCTCGAAACACTTCGGTGGCCGGTACCACGTCATCGACGTCCGGCAACTTTCCAAAGACTGATGCTCCGCGCCGCTGCAACTCGGATCGACTTATTGAGAGCCAGCCATGACCAATCTGATCACCACAACCCGGCTGGCCGGAAGTTTGCCGCAGACCGTCCCTGCGCGACCTGGGTGGTATCGAGATGCCGCCGATCAGCACGGCGAGGCATCGGCGAATCCCGAGACTGCGGCGCGGTCGGCTTCTTATCTGCCGACCGCTTGGAAGGGACTGGCGGTCAGCTTCCTGGGGCACGCAGCGCTGCTACTGCTGCTCGGCCTGATCTTCTTTCATCGGGACCTGGCACCGGCATCGGAAGCGATCGTGATCTCGACGGCTCTCGACACGGCGGTCGAACCGCTGACAGCCGTGTCGATCGACGTCTCCGATTCCGCTTCGGCTTCGGTCCCGACGTTCGAGCAGACATTCGAGCATGTCGCCTCTGATTCCTTTCTGCCGACCGCCCCGTCGTCCCCATTTGCTGCGAATGTCGGTGCGCAAGCGACGCTCGCGGGTGTGAATCTCGGATCGCTCGTCGGGGACGCCGGCGGGACAACCGGTTCGGGTGGGGCCGCCAAAGGCAAAAGCAAAACGAGCTTCTTCGGCATCGAGGCCAACGGAAAACACTTTGCCTTTATCGTCGACCGGTCCGGCAGCATGTCGACCTTTAATGCGATCTACCATGCGAAGAAAGAACTTATCCGCGCCATCGGCGCGCTCGGCGTCGACTCGCGGTATGACATCGTATTTTACAACCACGAACACGTCGCGGTCGCCTCACCGCAGGGATCTGAAACTCTGCGGGCATCGTTTAAGGAACAACTTCCTCAGCAAATTAATGCCGTCCTGCCGTTTGGAGGCACGAATCCGATGCCAGCGCTGCGTGTCGCTTTGAAAAGGCGACCGGATGTCGTGTTCTTTTTAACAGATGCAAACTTCGGTCTGTTCGACCGGAACGACTTAATGGCGATCTCAAACTGGAACGAACACGGTTCGACGATCCACTGCATCCGCTTTAAGACCGCGGAAAACACGTACGTTGACAGCTTGCTGAATGCGCTCTCGGTGCATCACGGCGGCCGATATAACGTCGTCGATCTCAGGCAAATCGGACTGGAGTGGATTGGTCAGTGATGGCGTTCGAATTGCGAGCCCGCAACCAGATGAATCGCCCTTGCTTGCGCTGCGGGCTATCAGCAGTTCGGGCTTGTCTTCAGCGCCGTGATTAATCGTCGATGTCGACTTCGACGTAGCCATTCTTGAAGCGATAGTTGACTTCGTATTTGCCGTAGGGGCCGTAATATTTTTCGGTGTAGCGGCGCGGTGAAAAGCGGGTCACGGTCGGCAGCGGCTCGTAGACCGGCGGGCGATAAGCGGCGACCGGAACGTAGGGCTCGTAATACGAGAACGCCGGGGCATAGGTGACCGGCGGGGCATAGAATCGCTGCACCACAACCGGCGGACCGTAGTAGTAACTCGGCGCCGCGTAGTAATAGCCCCCCGCTTCGGAACTCGCCGCGTAGAAGGACGCTCCCGCGCTGATCATTAGAGCGACGGCGACGGCACGAATGCCGTGGCTGGAATGCATGCTCATCGAATTCTCCTTCGCAGATTGTCGACCCCAATGCGGACGATCGCCCGCAGGTTCTCATCTGAAATCATACCCGAACACCGCCGCAAAATCCGCGCATGTATTCTTTGGAGAGGGGGTCAGTTTGAATGTAAGGGCAGCTCATTTGTTGGCTGTGAGTGCCTCCTTAACGACTCGCAGAGATCGCGACCTCATTCGTGCCAGCTTGAAGCCGTCACGACTTTGAGATTGCTCGTTCCGGGGGCGGCGAAAGCGCCGTCCCCGGCCACCCGACGCGCCCTTAGGCGCGGCAAACTCTTTTGTTCCGATCGCTTCTGCTACCGAATGGGCCGGAAGATCCGGGCGAAGTTCGGAATAAACGGCACTCCGAACTGCTGGTAGTCTTCGTCGATCGTGACGTAATCGCGGCCGTCAGGGCCGCGCTTGACGACTTTGTGATAGCAGAACCCCTCCAAGCCGGGGATCGCCCAACCTTGCGGGACGCCGTCCTCGGTCTCGTTTCCGATCGGCAAGCCGTGGGGCCACAGGAAGAAGAACGCTTTGCCGACAAGTGCCGACCGATGTACGGCGTAGCGATGCGTCGCCCCGCGGACGTTGCTCCACAACCGGCTGTCTTTTGATCGCTGGCTATTATCGCCGAGCATTAAGAACTCATCCGGCCCCAGTTCATAGCGGTAGACTTCGGGAGGCACGGCCTGAGCCAGCGCGAGCAGATTGTCGAGGTACAACCGTCCCCATCGTTCGGGATCGGTCACGGCGTCGTTGAGGACTTCGTCGGGCACCGCCGATTCCAAAAAGAAGTCGCCGGCCTGTTCGAACCGCTCGAACAGCGGGTTGAGATATTCGCCTCGGTAGTAAATGTCGCGGTCGATTTTTAAGTCGCCGACGGTCAGGTCGACCCCCCGCGCGGCGATCCCCACCGGCGCGAGATCATTCCCTGTCGGTAGCTGCACCTCTAAGGCACCGTAAGGCTGATACTCGGCTGCTGCGCCGAACTTCACCTCCGAACCGTTAATGAGCAGCCGGAGCCGATCGTCGGTGTTGCTGAAGACGACATCGTAGGCCCCCTCGCCTTTGAGCCACGTATCGGCCTCGGCGAGCATCATCTCATCGTCCGGATCGTCCCCCGCGCTGAGCGCGTCGAGAAACGACAGGCGTGCCAGACCTGTGGAGGGATCGATCCGGCAGCGATAGCGCCGCTCGCCTTCGACAAGCTCGATCAGTACTTCGGGATTTTCGCCGATCGCGGCGATGTCGAACGAGGCTGAGACGGCCAGATCGCCGACCCAATACCGCTGATTGTCGATCTGATTGATCCGAGACGACCACGCGTTGTAACCGCAGAAATCAAGAATGAGGGACGCCTGCGGGTCGGGTTGTTCTCCGGCAAGCACCCGCTCCCAATCTCGTTCGGTGGGTGGCAAATGCCGGTAGCGAAGCCAACGCGGCTTATCGCCTGTTGCCGCGTCGCCGGAGAGGGCGAACGTTCGGCTCTCGTAGTCGGCATCCCAGCCGACGGCGTCGAGCGACCAACCGGCCACGTTGCCCGGTGCGCCGTCTTTGGCGGCGGGGAACCATCGCTCGGGATAGCCGGCTTCGCTGAGTGCCGATGCGGGCAGATTATTGTCATAAACGACAAACCGCATCGCTTGCTCTTTGGCATACGCCTGCTTGCGCAAGATTTCGGCCCGCCCGTCTTCGCCGATGCGGTACAGATCGCCCTGCTTGATTTCGAGCGTCTCGCCCGGCAGGCCGACGAGCCGTTTGATGTAGTTCGTCTCCGGGTCTTCGGGATATTTGAAGACGACGACGTCCCATCGATCGGGGTTGCCGACTTCGTAGGTGAATTTGTTGACGATAATGCGGTCGCCGCGGAACGCCGGATTCGATTTGACGTCGAACTCATAGCGGCAGTTGGGGCAGGTCGCCGTTTGAATCCGCTTCGGTGCGATCACGACCCCTTCGAACTGGTTGCGGCCGAATTCCTCGCTCGCACCGATCTCGAAGTGAAAATCGCACTCAGGACATTCAATGTCTTTGTGCCGGCCGAACAGCGTTTCCGCCATCGAGCCGGTCGGTATCACGAAGGCTTCAGCTTCGAACGTCCGGACCAGGAACGCGAAGATGAAGGCGATCACGATCGATTCGATCGTGTCGCGCGTCCCGTCCTTAGAGCGGGATTTCTTCTGCTTGGCTTTTTTCTGTGCCGGAGTCGCACTCGGCGTTTTTTCGCCCTTCGACTTCGTTCGTGCGGCTGCCTTGGCCATCGCGTCGTCACTCCGTTGAAAGGCATCAGGTTCGATCGCGCACCGAAGTTCGATCCGATGTGCAAATTGGATCGCTCAGGGAACTGCGATCAACGAACCCGAGAGTTGCCAATGCCACTGAAATCAATCCCCGCGATCAGCGTACGAATCTTACGCGGCTGAAGTCGGGGATTCGAACGTCGAGCGTTCGATTTCCAAAGTTCAATGTGCCCGGGCGAGATGGCAAGTGCACGACGAACGGTTTGCCGATCAGCAAATCTCCAGCGACGGCGCCTTCCGGCCAGGCCCGGCTGTCGAGCGACACGGGACTGTTATCGCCGAGCACGAAGTACTCGTCGTCCCCGAGCTGATAGGGTTCGTCGATGCCGTTGCGGGCCCGTCCCGCCGTGTAATGAACGTCGCGGAACAGTCGCAGCCGATCGATGGTCACTTCTCCGCGGCGCACCCCGATCCGCACCGGTGACGGACCGGGTTCGTACTCTTCGGAAGAGGCATACGTCAACGGCTCCAGGGCCAATTGGCCGTCGAGTGCCACGAGTACCTGGCGATCGATCACCGACAGCTCGACCGAAATCGGCCCGGTCAAATCATCTGGGCGGAGCGTCGTCTCCCGCAGAATTTCCCCCGGACGCTCGGTCGAAACCAATTGCATGCGGCCGTCGCCGGCATCGATCAAGACCCGGAAATGCTCACGACCGTCGGCGATCTCGAAGGCGATCTCCGCTTTTGGGGAGAGGGTCACATCGGCAACGAGCATCAGATCGCGGACGTCCCGCACCCCGACACCAGCGGGGTCATGGTTGTAGGCGTAAGCATCGGTGATCGGGGCTTCGTGCGATTTGCGGCGCAGTTCGTCGACGGTCGCGTGAAAGATCGGGCTTCCGTTCCATAATTTGATCCGCTCGGCCCAATCGGCTGAGAGCACCCCGGTGACAGTCAGCGTCCGCTTCGACGGGCTCCAGTCGAACGGCATGAGCGGCCCGCTGATGACCGGCTCGATCGGTCCGGCGCTCTTGGGAATCGTGGCCGAAGTCCGGTGCATCCCGCCGGCGCGAATCCGATGCCGATACCTCATCCAGTGATAAGTCGGTTCGCCATTTGATTCGGCGTCTAATTTCGCTAGCTCAAATCGGTATCCGCCTCCCTCGGCGGGACTCCAGCCGCTGCCCCGGGAGGCGGTCCAGCGAGACTGAAAGTCGGGATCACCCAACGGCAGGAACGACGTGTCATGCACGTTGATCCGCATCCCACGTTGCGATTCGAGCGACTTGCGACACAGCTTGCCTTCGACGTAGACGTCACCGTCACGCACCTGCACCGACTCGCCCGGCAGACCGACGACCCGCTTTACGTAAGCCTGCTGCGGATCGCCGGGGTTGCGAAAGACGACGACCTCCCACCGCGCGGGATGTCGAAAATCGTAAGCGTTCTTCAGTACGAGAAGTTGGTCGCCGTGATTGCGTGGCACGATCCCGGCATTGATATGACGCTGCCCGCAGTTCGGGCAGTCGGCCCGATCACGATCCGACAGCCGGATCACCCCTTCGTACGACGAATCGGAGTCGCTCGCGTCACTGTCATCAGACCCCATTGCCGGACCGGTTGGGGAATTCTCGTCGATTGACACGCCGACCGCGAAATATCGTCCACATGAAGGGCATTCGACCCGCTTGTGGTAACCGTACAGTGTCGGAGCCATCGACCCCGTCGAGATCATATAGCCTTCGACCTCGAAGGCGCGAAACAGCACGACCGACATCGCCAGCCCCGCCAACGTTTCCGCCAGCGCGCGAAACCGCGTGCCGCCGGATTCGGCGGTGTCACCGTTCGGAATCTTTTCCGATGCTGCAGACGGTTGGTTGATTGGCACGGCGGGCGGGGAGAGGCGATAGAAATGTGTCGGTCGCGGAACAGCCATGTATGCGGCGCGGCCGCGAGCCGCGGGCGTCGATCATCATTCTAGTCGACAGGGCGGGGGCACGGGAACAGGGAAGCCGCACGATCACGCAGCTCGCCATTTCGTTCGATTATCAACTGGCGATATTGCTGCTTGTGAAGGTGGCGATGGACAGCGCCCGCTGTGATCGCGGCTTCACATTCGTTTCCGACGGGAATATTTCCGAGCAGTTCCGACTTCGAGGGTTTGCGTTCTGGGGGCGGCGAAAGCGCCGCCCCCAGCCACCCAAGAAGATCAATTCCGGCATTTTGAATCCAATCGCGACTTGGATTTGCTGCGCCGCTGCGGATCGAACTGCTACGATGACGGGGGGGCCGTTCCGAATTCTGAGGAGAATCACCGATGCGAATTGTTTGTTGCCGCGAAGTTCTTGCCGCGGTTTGCGTCGCCGCCATCCTTTCCGCGGGCTCGGTGTCTGTGGGCGTTGCGGCTGACGACAAGCCCTCGTACACGGGCCAATGGAAGAACTTCAAGTACGGCACCAGCGGCCCCCTGACCTGTACGTTTCTGGAACAGGATGGCGAGAAGTGGAAGGCCGAGTTCACCGGGAAATTCAAAGGCGAACCGTTTCGCTACCCGGCAACCTTCAGCGCCAACGAGCAGGACGGAGGTATGGCCTTCAAGGGGGAAACCATCCTCGACGGAGACAAGTACGAATGGTACGGCGGTCTGAAAGACGGCAAGATCGCCGGCCGCTTTAAATCGCTCAAAGGCTACTACGGCGAGTTTCATCTGAAGAAGGATGACTAGAAGCGAAAAATCGAAAGCGACCAACGGCCCTCAAGCAACTGGAGCCCCGGCCGTTGGCATCGTCTTT contains:
- a CDS encoding vWA domain-containing protein; the encoded protein is MTNLITTTRLAGSLPQTVPARPGWYRDAADQHGEASANPETAARSASYLPTAWKGLAVSFLGHAALLLLLGLIFFHRDLAPASEAIVISTALDTAVEPLTAVSIDVSDSASASVPTFEQTFEHVASDSFLPTAPSSPFAANVGAQATLAGVNLGSLVGDAGGTTGSGGAAKGKSKTSFFGIEANGKHFAFIVDRSGSMSTFNAIYHAKKELIRAIGALGVDSRYDIVFYNHEHVAVASPQGSETLRASFKEQLPQQINAVLPFGGTNPMPALRVALKRRPDVVFFLTDANFGLFDRNDLMAISNWNEHGSTIHCIRFKTAENTYVDSLLNALSVHHGGRYNVVDLRQIGLEWIGQ
- the lepB gene encoding signal peptidase I; its protein translation is MAVPRPTHFYRLSPPAVPINQPSAASEKIPNGDTAESGGTRFRALAETLAGLAMSVVLFRAFEVEGYMISTGSMAPTLYGYHKRVECPSCGRYFAVGVSIDENSPTGPAMGSDDSDASDSDSSYEGVIRLSDRDRADCPNCGQRHINAGIVPRNHGDQLLVLKNAYDFRHPARWEVVVFRNPGDPQQAYVKRVVGLPGESVQVRDGDVYVEGKLCRKSLESQRGMRINVHDTSFLPLGDPDFQSRWTASRGSGWSPAEGGGYRFELAKLDAESNGEPTYHWMRYRHRIRAGGMHRTSATIPKSAGPIEPVISGPLMPFDWSPSKRTLTVTGVLSADWAERIKLWNGSPIFHATVDELRRKSHEAPITDAYAYNHDPAGVGVRDVRDLMLVADVTLSPKAEIAFEIADGREHFRVLIDAGDGRMQLVSTERPGEILRETTLRPDDLTGPISVELSVIDRQVLVALDGQLALEPLTYASSEEYEPGPSPVRIGVRRGEVTIDRLRLFRDVHYTAGRARNGIDEPYQLGDDEYFVLGDNSPVSLDSRAWPEGAVAGDLLIGKPFVVHLPSRPGTLNFGNRTLDVRIPDFSRVRFVR
- the lepB gene encoding signal peptidase I, coding for MAKAAARTKSKGEKTPSATPAQKKAKQKKSRSKDGTRDTIESIVIAFIFAFLVRTFEAEAFVIPTGSMAETLFGRHKDIECPECDFHFEIGASEEFGRNQFEGVVIAPKRIQTATCPNCRYEFDVKSNPAFRGDRIIVNKFTYEVGNPDRWDVVVFKYPEDPETNYIKRLVGLPGETLEIKQGDLYRIGEDGRAEILRKQAYAKEQAMRFVVYDNNLPASALSEAGYPERWFPAAKDGAPGNVAGWSLDAVGWDADYESRTFALSGDAATGDKPRWLRYRHLPPTERDWERVLAGEQPDPQASLILDFCGYNAWSSRINQIDNQRYWVGDLAVSASFDIAAIGENPEVLIELVEGERRYRCRIDPSTGLARLSFLDALSAGDDPDDEMMLAEADTWLKGEGAYDVVFSNTDDRLRLLINGSEVKFGAAAEYQPYGALEVQLPTGNDLAPVGIAARGVDLTVGDLKIDRDIYYRGEYLNPLFERFEQAGDFFLESAVPDEVLNDAVTDPERWGRLYLDNLLALAQAVPPEVYRYELGPDEFLMLGDNSQRSKDSRLWSNVRGATHRYAVHRSALVGKAFFFLWPHGLPIGNETEDGVPQGWAIPGLEGFCYHKVVKRGPDGRDYVTIDEDYQQFGVPFIPNFARIFRPIR